From Mumia sp. ZJ1417:
TCTCGAACACGGTGCGCTTCTCGCCCTCACGCGTCTCGTACTGGCGCGACTTGAGGCGCCCCTGCACGATCACACGCATGCCCTTCTGGAGGGACTCGGCCACGTTCTCCGCGGCCTGACGCCAGACGGCGCACCCGAGGAAGAGCGTGTCGCCGTCGCGCCACTCGCCGCTCTGGCGGTCGAACGTGCGCGGCGTCGAGGCGATGCGGAAGTTCGCGACGGCCGCGCCTGACGGCGTGAACCGCAGCTCGGGCTCGTCAACGAGGTTGCCGACGACGGTGATGACGGTCTCGCCTGCCATGTCTCTACTCCAACGGGTCGCGGGATGTCTGCTGGCTAGCAGTCAACATCAAGAGTCCGACACAAGCGACCCCGTGATCGCAGGCCGGGGAAAACCTCGGCGTGCGTCCTGAGGACGAGGTGTCGTACGTCCGTCACTTCTCGGGTCGCATGACCTTCGTG
This genomic window contains:
- a CDS encoding single-stranded DNA-binding protein yields the protein MAGETVITVVGNLVDEPELRFTPSGAAVANFRIASTPRTFDRQSGEWRDGDTLFLGCAVWRQAAENVAESLQKGMRVIVQGRLKSRQYETREGEKRTVFEIDVDEVGPSLRSATAKVTKASRSGGGGGGGYQQGGGAQGGGQGGFGGGGQQAPANDPWSSPAPQGGNAGNDPWASPAGSTDEPPF